From the Pseudomonas putida genome, one window contains:
- the zigA gene encoding zinc metallochaperone GTPase ZigA codes for MSNRLPVTVLSGFLGAGKSTLLNHVLRNRDNLRVAVIVNDMSEINIDASEVQRNVSLNRAEEKLVEMSNGCICCTLREDLLEEVARLAEEGRFDYLLIESTGISEPLPVAETFTFRDERGRSLSDMARLDTMVTVVDGLNFLRDYQQADSLASRGETLGEDDERSISDLLIEQVEFADVLLLSKIDLISQHEREELTAILRSLNARAQIVPMVMGQIPLARILDTGLFDFDQAAQAPGWLQELRGAHIPETEEYGIAATTWEARRPLHPQRFFDFIHNTWSNGRLLRSKGFFWLASKFQEAGSWSQAGGMMRHGLAGRWWRFVPREHWPQDEQSTADILKHWHAETGDCRQELVFIGQNIDFVQLSTELDACLLSDDEMALGPMSWLRLPDPFGPWHAEEAA; via the coding sequence ATGTCCAATCGCCTCCCCGTCACCGTGCTTTCCGGCTTCCTCGGCGCCGGCAAGAGCACCTTGCTCAATCATGTGCTGCGTAACCGCGACAACCTTCGGGTCGCGGTGATCGTCAACGACATGAGTGAAATCAACATCGACGCCAGCGAAGTGCAGCGCAATGTCAGTCTCAACCGTGCAGAAGAAAAACTGGTCGAGATGAGCAACGGCTGCATCTGCTGCACCCTGCGTGAAGACCTGCTGGAGGAAGTCGCGCGACTGGCCGAGGAAGGCCGCTTTGACTATTTGCTGATCGAGTCCACCGGTATCTCGGAGCCGCTGCCGGTCGCCGAGACATTCACCTTCCGCGATGAGCGAGGCCGCAGCTTGTCCGACATGGCGCGCCTGGACACCATGGTCACCGTGGTCGATGGCCTTAACTTCCTGCGCGATTATCAGCAAGCCGACAGCCTGGCCAGCCGTGGCGAGACGCTGGGTGAAGACGATGAGCGTTCAATCAGCGACCTGTTGATCGAACAGGTCGAGTTCGCCGATGTGCTGCTGCTCAGCAAGATCGACCTGATCAGCCAGCACGAGCGCGAAGAACTCACCGCCATTTTGCGCAGCCTCAATGCCCGCGCACAGATCGTACCGATGGTCATGGGCCAGATACCGCTGGCGCGGATTCTCGATACCGGGCTGTTCGACTTCGATCAGGCTGCGCAGGCGCCAGGTTGGCTGCAGGAATTACGCGGCGCGCACATACCGGAAACCGAGGAATACGGCATCGCGGCGACCACCTGGGAAGCCCGCCGGCCACTGCACCCGCAACGCTTCTTCGACTTTATCCACAACACCTGGAGCAACGGTCGGCTGCTTCGCTCCAAGGGCTTTTTCTGGCTGGCCAGCAAATTCCAGGAAGCCGGCAGCTGGTCGCAGGCCGGCGGCATGATGCGTCATGGCCTGGCCGGGCGTTGGTGGCGTTTTGTACCACGGGAACACTGGCCGCAGGATGAGCAGAGCACAGCAGACATTCTCAAGCACTGGCACGCCGAAACCGGTGACTGCCGTCAGGAGCTGGTGTTCATCGGGCAGAACATAGACTTCGTACAGTTATCCACAGAGCTGGATGCCTGCCTGCTTAGTGATGATGAAATGGCGCTTGGGCCGATGTCCTGGCTTCGCCTGCCTGATCCTTTCGGCCCCTGGCATGCCGAGGAAGCGGCATGA
- a CDS encoding DUF3301 domain-containing protein: MLTLENLFVLMLLATAGAWLWHNHGLREKALERVKQHCAKLDLELLDDAVALKRIAFIRDANGRKRLARVYAFEFTVTGEQRHPGTVTQFGAHSAQIELAPYPFEIKTPPRADNVIEMQQWRQEHNRWRN; this comes from the coding sequence ATGTTGACCCTGGAGAATCTCTTCGTCCTGATGTTGTTGGCCACGGCAGGCGCTTGGTTATGGCACAACCATGGGCTACGCGAGAAGGCCCTGGAGCGGGTCAAACAGCACTGCGCAAAGCTCGACCTGGAACTGCTGGATGACGCCGTTGCGCTCAAGCGCATTGCGTTCATCCGCGATGCCAACGGCCGCAAGCGTCTGGCCCGGGTCTATGCCTTCGAGTTCACCGTGACCGGGGAACAACGCCACCCTGGGACCGTGACCCAGTTCGGCGCCCACAGCGCACAGATCGAACTGGCACCCTACCCGTTCGAGATCAAGACGCCGCCACGGGCTGACAATGTGATCGAGATGCAGCAGTGGCGCCAGGAGCACAATCGCTGGCGCAACTGA
- the pdxY gene encoding pyridoxal kinase PdxY translates to MKRTPHLLAIQSHVVFGHAGNSAAVFPMQRIGVNVWPLNTVQFSNHTQYGQWAGEVLAPAQIPALVEGISNIGELGHCDAVLSGYLGSAEQGRAILAGFERIKAVNPKALYLCDPVMGHAEKGCIVPQEVSEFLLDEAAAKADILCPNQLELDSFCGRRAQSLEDCVSMARSLLERGPQVVLVKHLSYPGRAEDMFEMLLVTREDSWHLRRPLLAFPRQPVGVGDLTSGLFLARVLLGDGWLQAFEFTAAAVHEVLLETQACTSYELQLVRAQDRIAHPRVRFEAQRLAY, encoded by the coding sequence ATGAAACGTACCCCGCATCTGCTCGCCATCCAGTCCCACGTGGTGTTCGGCCACGCCGGCAACAGCGCTGCGGTGTTCCCCATGCAGCGTATCGGGGTCAACGTCTGGCCCCTCAATACCGTACAGTTTTCCAATCACACTCAGTATGGCCAGTGGGCGGGTGAAGTGCTCGCTCCAGCGCAAATTCCTGCGTTGGTGGAAGGTATTTCCAACATTGGCGAACTGGGCCACTGCGACGCCGTGCTGTCTGGCTACCTTGGCAGCGCCGAGCAGGGCCGGGCGATTCTGGCTGGGTTCGAACGCATCAAGGCTGTTAACCCGAAGGCACTGTACCTGTGTGACCCGGTCATGGGCCATGCGGAAAAGGGCTGTATCGTTCCCCAGGAGGTCAGCGAGTTTCTGCTCGATGAAGCAGCTGCCAAGGCGGATATCCTTTGCCCCAATCAGCTGGAACTGGATAGCTTCTGCGGCCGCCGTGCGCAATCGCTCGAGGACTGCGTCAGCATGGCGCGCAGCCTGCTCGAGCGCGGCCCGCAAGTGGTGCTGGTCAAGCACCTGTCGTATCCGGGGCGTGCTGAAGATATGTTCGAGATGTTGCTGGTGACCCGCGAAGACAGCTGGCACCTGCGTCGCCCCCTGTTGGCCTTCCCGCGGCAGCCGGTTGGCGTGGGTGACCTGACTTCGGGCTTGTTCCTGGCCCGGGTGCTGCTGGGCGACGGCTGGCTACAGGCCTTTGAATTCACCGCGGCGGCCGTGCACGAGGTGCTACTGGAAACCCAGGCTTGCACCAGCTACGAACTGCAGCTGGTGCGGGCCCAGGATCGCATTGCCCACCCGCGCGTGCGCTTCGAGGCGCAGCGCCTGGCTTACTAA
- a CDS encoding DUF1826 domain-containing protein, whose product MNPALRPVDIRQAFAESPKVLTEIFQDGVNLAVWQRRLPAQVEDFAALVVSLGQSLADQRVLDVSEHEPPLLPGLLQEAADLHGYEGFVADVKWLVSAYTCLLGARRVGLRLRVLQGAMCPRFHVDNVPLRLLTTYVGPGSEWLEEGAVARVGLHLAPAPVDNIRTLQAGEVAVLKGEKWLGNEGAGLIHRSPASDQRRLLLSLDWLA is encoded by the coding sequence ATGAACCCGGCGTTGCGCCCTGTGGATATCCGCCAAGCCTTCGCAGAATCGCCAAAGGTGCTCACCGAAATCTTCCAGGATGGCGTGAACCTGGCTGTCTGGCAGCGCCGTTTGCCAGCACAGGTGGAAGACTTTGCTGCCTTGGTGGTGAGCCTCGGCCAGTCCCTGGCTGATCAGCGTGTACTCGATGTGAGCGAGCACGAACCGCCGCTATTGCCTGGCTTGCTGCAGGAGGCAGCCGACCTGCATGGTTACGAGGGCTTTGTCGCCGATGTGAAGTGGCTGGTATCAGCCTACACCTGCCTGCTCGGAGCACGGCGGGTGGGGCTGCGGCTGCGAGTGCTGCAAGGTGCCATGTGTCCGCGCTTCCATGTGGATAACGTGCCCTTGCGCTTACTGACCACTTACGTGGGGCCTGGCAGCGAATGGCTGGAAGAAGGCGCAGTAGCGCGGGTTGGCCTGCACCTGGCGCCGGCACCTGTGGATAACATTCGCACCTTGCAGGCGGGAGAGGTGGCCGTCCTCAAAGGGGAAAAATGGTTGGGCAATGAAGGTGCGGGACTTATCCACCGCTCGCCAGCCAGCGACCAGCGGCGGCTGTTGCTCAGCCTTGACTGGTTGGCATGA
- a CDS encoding acyl-CoA thioesterase, protein MEPGNAELSMTVLMTPDMANFSGNVHGGTLLKYLDEVAYACASRYAGSYVVTLSVDQVIFREPVHVGELVTFLASVNYTGNTSMEVGIKVVTENIRERSVRHSNSCFFTMVAVDDNRRPVPVPPRQPHSSEEKRRFLQGQQRRQIRQELEKRYQDLKTDAI, encoded by the coding sequence ATGGAACCTGGAAACGCCGAGCTGAGCATGACCGTCTTGATGACACCGGACATGGCCAACTTTTCTGGCAACGTACACGGCGGCACCCTGCTCAAGTACCTAGACGAAGTGGCCTATGCCTGTGCCAGCCGCTATGCCGGCAGCTATGTGGTGACCCTGTCGGTCGACCAGGTGATCTTCCGCGAGCCGGTTCACGTCGGCGAGCTGGTGACCTTCCTCGCCTCGGTCAACTACACCGGCAACACCTCGATGGAAGTGGGTATCAAGGTGGTCACCGAGAACATCCGCGAGCGTTCGGTACGCCATTCCAACAGCTGCTTCTTCACCATGGTCGCAGTCGATGACAACCGCCGCCCGGTGCCGGTGCCGCCTCGCCAGCCGCACTCCAGCGAAGAGAAGCGCCGCTTCCTGCAGGGTCAGCAGCGCCGCCAGATCCGTCAGGAGCTGGAAAAGCGCTACCAGGACCTTAAAACCGACGCGATTTAG
- a CDS encoding CobW family GTP-binding protein yields the protein MLQNIPTHVIAGPLGAGKTSLIRQLMAQRPANERWAVLVNEFGQVGLDAALLSRDEDGIAIGEVAGGCLCCVNGTPFQVGLGRLLRKARPDRLFIEPSGLGHPVQLLNQLQQAPWVGVLAVQPLVMVLDAQALARGEPLPEAQQQALQAAALVLLNKADAVDEDIKLLINKDFLNIHKVWTRQGLVELSMLPVSSTSQISDSSVNSLPKTSLSTASSALWIDPSLPICSAHEGEGGWSIGWRWHPSQQFQPQRLQAFLTAWPWRRAKGVIHSVDGWQSFNGLEGDLPQWQPSDWRKDSRIELIFEQAQPEPLLQTALAKCLI from the coding sequence ATGCTGCAGAACATCCCCACCCACGTCATCGCCGGCCCCTTGGGGGCCGGCAAGACCAGCCTGATCCGCCAGCTGATGGCGCAGCGCCCGGCAAACGAGCGCTGGGCCGTGCTGGTCAACGAGTTTGGCCAGGTCGGCCTCGATGCGGCCTTGCTCAGCCGTGACGAGGACGGTATTGCCATCGGCGAGGTGGCTGGCGGCTGCCTGTGCTGCGTGAACGGCACACCGTTCCAGGTCGGGCTCGGCCGCCTGCTGCGCAAGGCTCGGCCCGACCGGTTGTTCATCGAGCCTTCAGGGCTGGGTCATCCTGTGCAATTGCTGAACCAGCTGCAGCAGGCACCCTGGGTTGGGGTTCTGGCGGTGCAGCCTTTGGTGATGGTGCTGGATGCACAGGCACTGGCCCGAGGTGAGCCATTACCGGAGGCTCAGCAACAGGCCTTGCAAGCGGCAGCGCTGGTTCTGCTGAACAAGGCCGACGCTGTGGATGAAGATATTAAGCTGTTGATAAATAAAGACTTTTTAAATATCCACAAGGTTTGGACCCGGCAGGGGTTGGTCGAGCTCAGCATGCTACCTGTTTCATCCACAAGTCAGATTAGTGACAGTTCTGTGAATAGTTTGCCTAAAACAAGTCTATCCACAGCGTCTTCAGCCCTGTGGATAGATCCTTCTCTGCCGATTTGTTCGGCTCATGAAGGTGAGGGGGGTTGGAGCATCGGCTGGCGCTGGCACCCCAGTCAGCAATTCCAGCCACAGCGCTTGCAAGCGTTTCTCACAGCCTGGCCATGGCGACGCGCCAAGGGAGTTATCCACAGTGTCGATGGATGGCAGTCATTCAATGGGCTGGAAGGTGACTTGCCGCAGTGGCAGCCGAGCGACTGGCGCAAGGACTCGCGCATCGAGCTGATCTTCGAGCAGGCGCAGCCAGAGCCGCTGTTACAGACGGCTCTGGCGAAATGCCTGATCTGA